The following proteins come from a genomic window of Microbacterium sp. JZ31:
- a CDS encoding sterol carrier family protein, with protein sequence MPRIDTAAGRDALAAVATAVAAGDKPARQAHATAVRYLLQLLAEKAPGNSVEVRVPPFGAAQVIQGPRHTRGTPPNVVEMDPQTWIELATGALAWADAAVSGRVQASGVRADLSAVLPLRP encoded by the coding sequence ATGCCCAGGATCGACACCGCCGCCGGACGCGACGCGCTCGCCGCGGTCGCGACGGCCGTCGCCGCCGGAGACAAGCCCGCTCGCCAGGCGCACGCCACCGCCGTGCGCTACCTGCTGCAGCTGCTGGCGGAGAAGGCCCCGGGGAACAGCGTCGAGGTGCGCGTGCCGCCCTTCGGTGCGGCGCAGGTGATCCAGGGGCCGCGGCACACGCGCGGCACGCCGCCCAACGTGGTCGAGATGGACCCGCAGACGTGGATCGAGCTCGCCACCGGTGCGCTCGCGTGGGCCGACGCGGCCGTGTCCGGCCGGGTGCAGGCATCCGGTGTGCGAGCCGACCTCTCCGCCGTGCTTCCGCTGCGCCCCTGA
- a CDS encoding cation diffusion facilitator family transporter, giving the protein MKTRRFGRTDLPAEQAEAMRKAIGIEVFTICYTTVTITLIALVVGSSQAMRTAWIEDMLSLLPQIAFLVALIFIRRRPSRSFPFGMHRAMGVGHLVAGVALLIVGGNLAVEAVSGFIRAEHPTIGTVNLFGVTIWQGWLMMGVMALLVIAPPFYGRYKAKLAGPLHNKLLHADADMAKADWQTTVASIVGVAGVGIGLWWLDYAAALFISLGILWDGWRNTVKAVEDLIDKRATTYDERSVHPVIVDVLRLLRGTRGVRDAAVRVRDLGQVLHVEAFVVPRRGRIDVDELERLQHRILGLDWKMQDVVVIPVSSLPPEATARVDGS; this is encoded by the coding sequence ATGAAGACGCGCCGCTTCGGACGCACGGATCTGCCCGCCGAGCAGGCGGAGGCGATGCGGAAGGCCATCGGCATCGAGGTCTTCACGATCTGCTACACGACGGTCACCATCACGCTGATCGCGCTCGTGGTCGGCAGCTCGCAGGCGATGCGCACGGCGTGGATCGAGGACATGCTCTCGCTGCTGCCGCAGATCGCCTTCCTCGTCGCGCTCATCTTCATCCGGCGGCGCCCCAGCCGGAGCTTCCCCTTCGGCATGCACCGCGCGATGGGCGTCGGGCACCTCGTCGCGGGCGTGGCGCTGCTGATCGTGGGCGGGAATCTGGCGGTCGAGGCCGTCAGCGGGTTCATCCGCGCCGAGCACCCCACGATCGGCACGGTGAACCTGTTCGGCGTCACGATCTGGCAGGGCTGGCTGATGATGGGCGTGATGGCGCTGCTCGTCATCGCCCCGCCGTTCTACGGCCGCTACAAGGCGAAGCTCGCCGGTCCCCTGCACAACAAGCTGCTGCACGCGGACGCCGACATGGCGAAGGCCGACTGGCAGACCACGGTCGCCTCGATCGTCGGGGTCGCGGGCGTCGGCATCGGGCTGTGGTGGCTCGACTACGCGGCCGCGCTGTTCATCTCGCTCGGGATCCTGTGGGACGGCTGGCGCAACACGGTCAAGGCGGTCGAGGACCTCATCGACAAGCGCGCGACGACCTACGACGAGCGGTCGGTCCATCCGGTCATCGTCGACGTCCTCCGCCTGCTGCGCGGCACCCGTGGCGTGCGGGATGCCGCGGTGCGCGTGCGCGATCTCGGTCAGGTGCTGCACGTCGAGGCGTTCGTCGTGCCGCGCCGCGGCCGGATCGACGTCGATGAGCTGGAGCGCCTGCAGCACCGGATCCTGGGGCTCGACTGGAAGATGCAGGATGTCGTCGTGATCCCGGTCTCCTCTCTTCCTCCCGAGGCCACGGCCCGGGTGGACGGCTCGTAA
- the purM gene encoding phosphoribosylformylglycinamidine cyclo-ligase — protein sequence MAAAPAETSPARASSSYAEAGVDTAAGDLAVELMKASVKATHGAEVLGGVGGFAGLFDAGALVGMKRPLLATSTDGVGTKVAIAQAIDKHDTIGHDLVGMVVDDIVVVGARPLFMTDYIATGKVFPERIADIVRGIAEACALTGTALVGGETAEHPGLLGQNDYDVAGAATGVVEADEVLGAERVKAGDAVIALASSGIHSNGFSLVRHIITRAGISYGDHAADFGVTWGEALLEPTRLYTTPLLELIAKLGDDIHSLTHVTGGGIAANLARVLPVGTWVDVDRSTWAPSAVFQVLSDIAGTTLESSEGTWNLGIGFMAVVSADKAAEAIGLIEDAGIPAWQVGVVREGALPEGGDAFEQGAKGVDGGAVRLVSTYAESARGRL from the coding sequence GTGGCTGCCGCACCCGCCGAAACCTCCCCTGCCCGCGCGTCGTCGAGCTACGCCGAGGCCGGTGTGGACACGGCCGCCGGCGATCTCGCCGTCGAGCTGATGAAGGCGTCCGTGAAGGCCACGCACGGCGCCGAGGTGCTCGGAGGCGTCGGCGGCTTCGCCGGGCTGTTCGACGCCGGTGCCCTCGTCGGGATGAAGCGCCCGCTGCTCGCGACCAGCACGGACGGCGTCGGCACCAAGGTCGCGATCGCGCAGGCGATCGACAAGCACGACACGATCGGCCACGACCTCGTCGGCATGGTCGTCGACGACATCGTCGTGGTGGGCGCCAGGCCGCTGTTCATGACCGACTACATCGCCACGGGCAAGGTCTTCCCCGAGCGCATCGCCGACATCGTGCGCGGGATCGCCGAGGCGTGCGCGCTCACCGGCACGGCACTGGTCGGCGGCGAGACCGCCGAGCACCCCGGTCTGCTGGGCCAGAACGACTACGACGTGGCAGGCGCCGCGACGGGAGTGGTCGAGGCCGACGAGGTTCTCGGTGCCGAGCGCGTGAAGGCGGGAGACGCGGTCATCGCCCTCGCCTCCAGCGGCATCCACTCCAACGGCTTCTCGCTCGTGCGCCACATCATCACGCGCGCGGGCATCTCCTACGGCGACCACGCGGCGGATTTCGGCGTCACGTGGGGTGAGGCGCTTCTCGAGCCGACGCGCCTGTACACCACGCCGCTGCTCGAACTCATCGCGAAGCTCGGCGACGACATCCACTCGCTCACGCACGTCACCGGCGGTGGCATCGCGGCGAACCTCGCGCGCGTTCTGCCCGTCGGCACCTGGGTCGACGTCGATCGCTCCACGTGGGCGCCTTCGGCCGTGTTCCAGGTGCTGAGCGACATCGCGGGCACCACGCTCGAGTCGAGCGAGGGCACGTGGAACCTCGGCATCGGCTTCATGGCCGTCGTCTCGGCCGACAAGGCCGCAGAGGCGATCGGCCTGATCGAGGACGCCGGGATCCCCGCATGGCAGGTCGGCGTGGTGCGCGAGGGCGCGCTGCCCGAGGGCGGCGACGCATTCGAGCAGGGCGCCAAGGGCGTCGACGGCGGTGCCGTGCGCCTCGTCTCGACCTACGCGGAGAGCGCCCGCGGGCGCCTCTGA
- a CDS encoding N-acyl-D-amino-acid deacylase family protein, producing MTRVVIRGGTVVGADGDSPVRADVRVEDDRIVEVGTIAGGLADADAVIDADGRLVVPGFIDAHAHAEGTVFDEAVQLALLRQGITTVIGGQDGISYAPGDGAHASTYFAAINGPHPTYRGPRVADLLATYDGRIPLGVAYLVPAGTVRQQVMGSVPRPADADERARMVALVAEGIADGAAGLSTGLDYVPGLFADAEEIAALCAPLSAAGLPYVTHMRGGYEDNSHAGVEEVARIAELADVGVHISHFHTRADEAWRLMDLLASRGVSATFDAYPYTRGCSILGMTLLPPELNALPPDDAARRIDMPAERERLRREWFPLVALYPSLGEQWPELITIGHTASAEFAWAHGLTLAHIAARRGTDAVDAALDLLVASRLEVNAIMAVRDQRPVSDLGRLIAHPAHLGGSDGIFIGAHPHPRARGAFASYLATYLREHGFLDWPQAVRHLSTGPAERFRLGDRGRIRRGGIADIALIDPHAVTDRATYDDPGLLAEGVEDVLVAGQPVLSGGRLTGAHPGGGVRATPAGTRGRPLAHPEVPPSRKGDA from the coding sequence GTGACGCGCGTCGTCATCCGAGGCGGCACGGTCGTCGGCGCGGACGGGGACTCCCCCGTCCGCGCCGACGTGCGCGTCGAGGACGACCGCATCGTCGAAGTCGGGACGATCGCCGGCGGCCTCGCCGACGCCGACGCGGTGATCGATGCGGACGGCCGCCTCGTCGTCCCCGGCTTCATCGACGCCCATGCCCACGCCGAGGGGACGGTCTTCGACGAAGCCGTGCAGCTCGCCCTGCTGCGTCAGGGCATCACGACGGTGATCGGCGGGCAGGACGGCATCTCGTACGCGCCCGGGGACGGCGCGCACGCGTCGACCTACTTCGCCGCCATCAACGGCCCTCACCCCACGTATCGCGGGCCGCGCGTCGCCGACCTGCTCGCGACGTACGACGGGCGTATCCCGCTCGGCGTCGCCTACCTCGTCCCCGCCGGCACCGTCCGGCAGCAGGTGATGGGCTCCGTGCCGCGCCCGGCGGACGCCGACGAGCGGGCGCGCATGGTCGCGCTGGTGGCGGAGGGCATCGCCGACGGCGCCGCGGGGCTGTCCACCGGCCTCGACTACGTGCCCGGCCTGTTCGCGGACGCCGAGGAGATCGCCGCGCTGTGCGCGCCGCTGTCGGCCGCCGGACTTCCCTACGTCACCCACATGCGCGGCGGATACGAGGACAACTCGCACGCCGGCGTGGAGGAGGTCGCGCGCATCGCGGAGCTCGCGGACGTCGGCGTGCACATCTCGCATTTCCACACCCGTGCCGACGAGGCCTGGCGGCTCATGGACCTGCTCGCCTCCCGGGGCGTGAGCGCGACGTTCGACGCCTACCCGTACACGAGAGGCTGCTCGATCCTGGGCATGACGCTGCTGCCGCCCGAGCTGAACGCCCTGCCGCCCGACGACGCCGCGCGCAGGATCGACATGCCCGCCGAACGCGAACGCCTGCGCCGCGAGTGGTTCCCGCTCGTCGCCCTGTACCCGAGCCTGGGCGAGCAGTGGCCCGAGCTGATCACGATCGGACACACGGCGTCGGCCGAGTTCGCGTGGGCGCACGGTCTGACGCTCGCGCACATCGCCGCGCGCCGCGGCACCGACGCCGTCGACGCCGCGCTGGATCTGCTCGTCGCGTCCCGGCTCGAGGTGAACGCGATCATGGCCGTGCGCGACCAGCGTCCGGTGTCGGACCTCGGCAGACTGATCGCCCACCCCGCGCACCTGGGAGGGTCCGACGGCATCTTCATCGGCGCCCACCCGCATCCGCGCGCTCGCGGCGCCTTCGCCTCGTACCTCGCCACGTACCTGCGCGAGCACGGCTTCCTCGACTGGCCTCAGGCGGTGCGGCACCTCTCGACGGGGCCGGCCGAACGCTTCCGCCTCGGCGACCGCGGCCGGATCCGCCGCGGCGGCATCGCAGACATCGCGCTGATCGATCCGCATGCCGTGACCGACAGGGCCACCTACGACGACCCCGGCCTGCTGGCCGAAGGCGTCGAGGATGTACTCGTCGCCGGGCAGCCGGTCCTCTCCGGAGGCAGGCTGACCGGCGCACACCCGGGTGGCGGCGTCCGCGCCACGCCCGCGGGGACGCGGGGGCGACCCCTCGCACACCCGGAAGTTCCGCCATCACGAAAGGGAGACGCATGA
- a CDS encoding sugar kinase, producing the protein MQTRATPGSRGVDVLSIGETMALVVPARAERVEAAEDFRIETGGAESNVACHLAAAGRRAAWLSALGDDALGRRVRSRLDRAGVDTAAVRLDPSAPTGLYVKDPGAGVSYYRRGSAASRLSPDDLTRIAWDDVRILHLSGITPALSANCRALVDAAIDAARAHDVLVSFDVNHRPALWPDVETAATVIGAAARRADIVWTGRDEAADLWGAGTADDVRALFPDAPHLVVKDADVEAVEFSRDERIAVPARRVEVVEPVGAGDAFAAGWLDGLLGGADAAERLYRGHAFAARALSSTHDVPADEQAPSTPEPRASREALPTSRK; encoded by the coding sequence GTGCAGACACGTGCAACGCCCGGATCAAGAGGCGTCGACGTCCTCAGCATCGGCGAGACGATGGCGCTCGTGGTGCCGGCCCGCGCCGAGCGCGTCGAGGCGGCCGAGGACTTCCGCATCGAGACGGGCGGTGCCGAGTCGAACGTCGCGTGCCACCTCGCCGCAGCGGGGCGACGAGCGGCCTGGCTGAGCGCACTCGGGGACGACGCGCTGGGCAGGCGGGTGCGCTCCCGCCTCGACCGGGCAGGCGTCGACACCGCCGCCGTCCGCCTCGACCCGTCCGCCCCCACGGGCCTCTACGTGAAGGATCCCGGAGCGGGCGTGAGCTACTACCGCCGTGGCTCGGCCGCGTCCCGTCTCTCTCCCGACGACCTGACGAGGATCGCGTGGGACGACGTGCGCATCCTGCACCTGTCGGGGATCACCCCGGCGCTCTCGGCGAACTGCCGCGCCCTCGTCGACGCCGCGATCGACGCGGCACGGGCGCACGACGTGCTGGTGAGCTTCGACGTCAACCACCGCCCGGCGCTGTGGCCGGACGTCGAGACCGCCGCGACGGTGATCGGCGCGGCGGCACGACGTGCGGACATCGTGTGGACAGGCCGCGACGAGGCCGCCGACCTGTGGGGCGCCGGGACCGCCGACGACGTGCGCGCGCTGTTCCCCGACGCTCCCCACCTCGTCGTCAAGGACGCGGATGTCGAAGCTGTCGAGTTCTCGCGCGACGAGCGCATCGCCGTCCCCGCGCGGCGGGTCGAGGTCGTGGAACCCGTGGGGGCGGGAGACGCGTTCGCCGCCGGCTGGCTCGACGGCCTGCTGGGCGGCGCGGACGCCGCCGAGCGCCTTTACCGCGGCCACGCCTTCGCCGCGCGCGCCCTGTCCAGCACGCACGACGTGCCCGCGGATGAGCAGGCCCCGTCGACGCCGGAGCCACGCGCATCGCGCGAAGCCCTCCCCACGAGCAGGAAGTGA
- a CDS encoding alanine racemase gives MTTRRIGPLDKSFPASLEGHDASALATPLAEFSTPLLALDGDALAHNVRTMAAWVARRGLELMPHGKTTMAPVLWRRQLEAGATGITVATGWQADVALRAGVGTVQIANACTDPALLRRLAAWLADHPAQEVVCWADSAATIDVLEAALPDGSRLGVLVELGAAGGRTGCRDADELVELARRVAASDVLELRGVAGYEGALAHDRSPAALAAVRAYCDELAALVERVRPHVVGRPWITAGGSAYFDLVAESLARVRDARAILRSGAYVVHDDGFYRGISPLDPARAEDAEFLRPAMHGFARVVSLPEPGLALLDAGKRDLPFDEGLPVPLGVAGALGGAERPLRAEITALNDQHAFLRWQGSSPVAVGDVVRLGLSHPCTAFDKWRLIPVVGADGIVTEALETFF, from the coding sequence ATGACGACCCGCCGCATCGGACCGCTCGACAAGTCCTTCCCCGCGAGCCTGGAGGGACACGACGCGTCCGCCCTCGCCACGCCGCTCGCCGAGTTCTCCACGCCCCTGCTGGCGCTCGACGGCGATGCGCTCGCCCACAACGTGCGCACGATGGCCGCCTGGGTCGCGCGGCGCGGCCTCGAGCTCATGCCGCACGGCAAGACCACGATGGCGCCGGTGCTCTGGCGGCGCCAGCTCGAGGCCGGCGCGACCGGCATCACGGTCGCCACCGGGTGGCAGGCGGACGTCGCGCTGCGCGCGGGCGTCGGCACCGTGCAGATCGCCAATGCGTGCACCGATCCCGCGCTGCTGCGCCGCCTCGCCGCATGGCTCGCGGATCATCCGGCCCAGGAGGTGGTCTGCTGGGCCGATTCCGCGGCGACGATCGACGTGCTGGAGGCGGCGCTTCCCGACGGCTCAAGGCTCGGCGTGCTCGTCGAGCTCGGCGCGGCAGGCGGGCGCACCGGCTGCCGCGACGCGGACGAGCTCGTCGAGCTCGCGCGGAGGGTCGCAGCGTCGGACGTCCTGGAGCTGCGCGGCGTCGCCGGCTACGAGGGCGCCCTGGCCCACGACCGCTCGCCCGCCGCCCTCGCGGCCGTCCGCGCGTACTGCGACGAGCTCGCCGCACTCGTGGAGCGGGTCCGGCCCCACGTCGTCGGCAGGCCCTGGATCACGGCGGGCGGCAGCGCTTACTTCGACCTGGTGGCCGAGAGCCTCGCGCGCGTGCGCGACGCGCGCGCCATCCTGCGCTCGGGGGCCTACGTGGTCCACGACGACGGCTTCTACCGGGGCATCTCCCCGCTCGATCCCGCTCGCGCCGAGGACGCCGAGTTCCTGCGTCCCGCGATGCACGGCTTCGCGCGCGTGGTCTCCCTGCCCGAGCCGGGCCTCGCCCTGCTCGACGCGGGCAAGCGCGACCTCCCCTTCGACGAGGGACTGCCGGTGCCCCTCGGCGTCGCGGGCGCTCTCGGCGGCGCGGAGCGGCCCCTGCGCGCCGAGATCACCGCGCTGAACGACCAGCACGCGTTCCTGCGCTGGCAGGGATCGTCTCCCGTCGCCGTCGGCGACGTCGTGCGGCTCGGGCTCTCGCACCCCTGCACCGCCTTCGACAAGTGGCGGCTCATCCCGGTCGTCGGCGCCGACGGCATCGTCACCGAGGCGCTCGAGACCTTCTTCTGA
- a CDS encoding RidA family protein produces MTDATKKAIQTTDAPAPAGPYSQGIVSGDLLFTAGFGPQDPATGAVAENVADQTRQVLRNIQAVLAQHGATLDHVLKSTVHLADLADFEEFNAAYREFFSEPYPVRTTVGSQLANILVEIDVVARIAK; encoded by the coding sequence ATGACCGACGCGACCAAGAAAGCCATCCAGACCACCGATGCGCCGGCACCCGCCGGGCCGTACAGCCAGGGGATCGTGAGCGGCGACCTGCTGTTCACCGCGGGCTTCGGCCCCCAGGATCCGGCCACCGGAGCCGTGGCCGAGAACGTGGCGGATCAGACGCGCCAGGTGCTGCGCAACATCCAGGCCGTCCTCGCCCAGCACGGAGCGACGCTCGACCACGTCCTGAAGTCGACCGTGCACCTCGCGGACCTCGCCGACTTCGAGGAGTTCAACGCGGCCTACCGGGAGTTCTTCTCGGAGCCCTACCCCGTGCGCACCACGGTGGGCTCGCAGCTGGCGAACATCCTCGTCGAGATCGACGTCGTCGCGCGCATCGCGAAGTGA
- a CDS encoding zinc-binding alcohol dehydrogenase, whose protein sequence is MTAPDWHVREDCSPSVLVALYLRQALGVRHPDELPQLRGVERGAEASEGVERLWRRYWDMTVEPEAHPSPVPLELVEGFGTHVALPAYADALRQAAAPHGPHALAYAHDAAVRYDRMRRSYRGYAGAVVEFERRAGRRAHDFRLDVQVLPLAQRGVWWIGALTIAVSDTLRGDVAAFDAAMQPILREVG, encoded by the coding sequence ATGACGGCACCCGACTGGCACGTCCGCGAGGACTGCAGCCCCTCGGTGCTGGTCGCGCTCTATCTGCGTCAGGCGCTCGGCGTGCGCCATCCGGACGAGCTGCCTCAGCTCCGCGGCGTGGAGCGCGGTGCCGAGGCGAGCGAGGGTGTCGAGCGGCTGTGGCGCCGCTACTGGGACATGACGGTCGAGCCCGAGGCCCACCCCTCCCCCGTGCCGCTCGAGCTGGTCGAGGGGTTCGGCACCCACGTCGCGCTGCCGGCGTACGCGGATGCGCTGCGCCAGGCCGCCGCCCCGCACGGTCCGCACGCCCTCGCGTACGCGCACGACGCGGCCGTGCGGTACGACCGGATGCGCCGCTCGTACCGGGGCTACGCGGGCGCCGTGGTGGAGTTCGAGCGCCGGGCGGGCCGCCGCGCGCACGACTTCCGTCTCGACGTGCAGGTGCTGCCACTCGCGCAGCGCGGCGTGTGGTGGATCGGCGCGCTCACCATTGCGGTGTCCGACACCCTGCGCGGAGACGTCGCGGCGTTCGACGCCGCGATGCAGCCCATCCTGCGCGAAGTGGGCTGA
- a CDS encoding potassium transporter Trk, translating into MSSHAPFPAEGGVPADQLVSEQVTVRRSPRYGVFAAVGAALGIVVAMILATAFDGTSEPSPFTEVVYSPSQAFGFILLWCVPAGILLAMVAALVLEWTIGRRTRRVTVLHETVADPE; encoded by the coding sequence ATGTCCTCGCACGCCCCGTTCCCTGCCGAAGGGGGAGTCCCCGCCGACCAGCTCGTCTCCGAGCAGGTGACCGTGCGGCGGTCGCCGCGCTACGGCGTGTTCGCCGCGGTCGGCGCGGCGCTCGGCATCGTCGTCGCGATGATCCTCGCGACGGCTTTCGACGGCACGAGCGAGCCCAGCCCGTTCACCGAGGTCGTCTACTCGCCGTCGCAGGCGTTCGGCTTCATCCTGCTCTGGTGCGTTCCCGCGGGCATCCTGCTTGCGATGGTCGCCGCGCTCGTGCTCGAGTGGACGATCGGCCGTCGCACGCGCCGCGTCACGGTCCTGCACGAGACCGTCGCCGACCCGGAGTGA
- a CDS encoding MFS transporter yields MNRGTRVPLSRAQKRTIAGGSIGTLMEYFDYYLYGLASATVFPAVFFSQEDPFVAQLSSFATFAVGFILRPVGGLVFGHIGDRLGRKVTLLVTVIGMGITTAAIGLIPPDAMIGLAAPLLLLFLRMLQGLFVGGEMGGAATMVVEHAPAGRRGLYGAFLISGAGIANVASAGMMAGLGLGPDSFFMTWGWRIPFVFALVLAIIAILLRRQLEESEEFTRHTQAIAIGQVKRSAPLVEVLRHPKNAVLGILIGLPQSIAGYVVLTFGLSFMVSEGTAAQVGFIGTMIVGALQIVVAPSYGALSDRIGRRTVYIAGCIGFAALVWPTFLLYGTGNEWLIWLGMIVGFVIPGVAMQGTLQTMLTEMFDVEQRTTGVNIGYQLSNTLGGGLAPLIATALVGWAQGEIWPVVVYVVVICAVGAVATAAATFRIGTGTGEPARELHAERA; encoded by the coding sequence ATGAATCGCGGAACGCGCGTGCCGCTCAGCCGGGCGCAGAAGCGGACGATCGCCGGCGGCTCCATCGGCACGCTGATGGAGTACTTCGACTACTACCTCTACGGGCTGGCGTCGGCCACGGTCTTCCCCGCGGTCTTCTTCTCCCAGGAGGACCCCTTCGTCGCGCAGCTGTCCTCGTTCGCGACCTTCGCCGTGGGCTTCATCCTGCGTCCCGTCGGCGGTCTCGTGTTCGGCCACATCGGCGACCGGCTGGGCCGCAAGGTGACGCTCCTCGTGACCGTGATCGGCATGGGCATCACCACCGCCGCGATCGGCCTCATCCCGCCCGACGCGATGATCGGCCTCGCGGCGCCGCTGCTGCTGCTGTTCCTGCGCATGCTGCAGGGCCTGTTCGTCGGCGGCGAGATGGGCGGGGCGGCGACCATGGTGGTCGAGCACGCGCCCGCCGGGCGGCGCGGCCTCTACGGCGCCTTCCTGATCAGCGGCGCCGGCATCGCGAACGTCGCCTCCGCGGGCATGATGGCGGGCCTCGGCCTCGGCCCCGACTCGTTCTTCATGACGTGGGGCTGGCGCATCCCGTTCGTGTTCGCCCTGGTCCTGGCGATCATCGCGATCCTGCTGCGCCGTCAGCTCGAGGAGTCCGAGGAGTTCACGCGGCACACGCAGGCGATCGCGATCGGACAGGTGAAGCGCTCGGCGCCGCTCGTGGAGGTGCTGCGTCACCCCAAGAACGCCGTCCTCGGCATCCTGATCGGCCTGCCGCAGTCGATCGCGGGCTACGTCGTGCTCACGTTCGGGCTGTCCTTCATGGTCTCGGAGGGCACGGCGGCGCAGGTCGGCTTCATCGGCACGATGATCGTGGGCGCGCTCCAGATCGTCGTCGCGCCGTCGTACGGCGCGCTGTCGGACCGGATCGGACGGCGCACCGTGTACATCGCCGGCTGCATCGGCTTCGCCGCGCTCGTCTGGCCGACCTTCCTTCTGTACGGCACCGGCAACGAGTGGCTGATCTGGCTGGGCATGATCGTCGGCTTCGTGATCCCCGGCGTCGCGATGCAGGGCACGCTCCAGACGATGCTCACCGAGATGTTCGACGTCGAACAGCGCACGACGGGCGTGAACATCGGCTATCAGCTCTCCAACACGCTCGGCGGCGGTCTCGCGCCGCTCATCGCGACGGCGCTCGTCGGCTGGGCTCAGGGCGAGATCTGGCCGGTCGTGGTCTACGTCGTCGTGATCTGCGCGGTGGGAGCGGTCGCCACCGCGGCGGCGACGTTCCGGATCGGCACCGGGACGGGCGAACCGGCACGCGAGCTCCACGCGGAGCGCGCGTGA
- a CDS encoding bifunctional 4-hydroxy-2-oxoglutarate aldolase/2-dehydro-3-deoxy-phosphogluconate aldolase: MTDHSTAAGSARGERGAFDEIFAGAPLMAILRGMGVERSLALARTAWDLGIEAVEVPLQSATDVEALAAVVAAGRERGKKVGAGTILDRAGVRTAADAGAAFTVSPGLDLEVVEASEAAGMPSLPGVATASEVQRASVAGLRWLKAFPASALGTEWFTAMRGPFPDVHFVATGGLSAANASRFLDAGVRVVAVGSALGDPEELARLAEVFDR; this comes from the coding sequence ATGACGGATCACAGCACGGCGGCCGGGAGCGCACGCGGCGAGCGCGGCGCCTTCGACGAGATCTTCGCCGGGGCGCCGCTCATGGCGATCCTGCGCGGCATGGGCGTGGAACGCAGCCTCGCGCTGGCCCGTACGGCATGGGATCTCGGCATCGAGGCGGTCGAGGTCCCGCTCCAGTCGGCGACGGACGTCGAGGCGCTCGCCGCCGTGGTCGCCGCGGGGAGGGAACGCGGCAAGAAGGTCGGAGCGGGAACGATCCTCGACCGCGCGGGCGTGCGGACGGCGGCCGACGCGGGCGCCGCCTTCACCGTGAGCCCCGGCCTCGACCTCGAGGTGGTCGAGGCGAGCGAGGCGGCAGGCATGCCGTCGCTTCCCGGCGTCGCCACCGCGTCCGAGGTGCAGCGCGCCTCCGTCGCCGGCCTGCGCTGGCTGAAGGCCTTCCCCGCATCCGCCCTGGGCACCGAGTGGTTCACCGCCATGCGCGGCCCGTTCCCCGACGTGCATTTCGTCGCGACCGGCGGCCTCAGCGCGGCCAACGCCTCGCGGTTCCTCGACGCCGGCGTGCGGGTCGTCGCGGTCGGCTCGGCGCTCGGGGATCCGGAGGAGCTCGCCCGCCTCGCGGAGGTGTTCGACCGATGA
- a CDS encoding helix-turn-helix transcriptional regulator encodes MPTLLPATDARFESVEDLHRVVEPVMRAIAAAVGSHCEVVLHDLSSRDLDHSIYAIVNGHVSGRSVGGPSTNLGFEVLRDESADHNAFGYRGRTVDGRELVSSSVYYRDPAGRILAALCINVDLTPMQSALNAIAALAPAPQAEAEGPKEVVGPDIARVLDDMISEAIATVGKPTPDMGKSDRIEVLRLLDSRGAFHIKRAADRVSARLGVSRVTVYGYLDEVRRG; translated from the coding sequence GTGCCCACGCTGCTGCCCGCCACGGATGCCCGCTTCGAGAGCGTCGAGGATCTCCATCGCGTCGTGGAGCCCGTCATGCGCGCGATCGCCGCCGCGGTCGGGTCCCACTGCGAGGTCGTGCTGCACGACCTCTCCTCGCGCGACCTCGACCACTCCATCTACGCGATCGTGAACGGCCATGTGAGCGGTCGCAGCGTCGGCGGCCCCTCGACGAACCTCGGGTTCGAGGTGCTGCGCGACGAGAGCGCCGACCACAACGCCTTCGGCTATCGCGGCCGCACGGTGGACGGGCGTGAGCTCGTCAGCTCGTCGGTCTACTACCGCGACCCCGCGGGGCGCATCCTCGCGGCGCTGTGCATCAACGTCGACCTCACGCCGATGCAGAGCGCGCTGAACGCGATCGCCGCCCTCGCACCCGCACCGCAGGCCGAGGCGGAGGGGCCCAAGGAGGTCGTCGGCCCGGACATCGCCCGCGTCCTCGACGACATGATCTCGGAGGCCATCGCGACGGTCGGCAAGCCCACGCCCGACATGGGGAAGTCCGACCGGATCGAGGTCCTCCGTCTGCTCGACTCGCGCGGAGCGTTCCACATCAAGCGGGCCGCGGATCGGGTCTCCGCACGGCTCGGCGTCTCGCGCGTGACCGTCTACGGCTACCTGGACGAGGTGCGGCGCGGCTGA